In Patescibacteria group bacterium, one genomic interval encodes:
- a CDS encoding four helix bundle protein, protein MDSYKDLIVWQRSMDLVVAIYELTNKFPKSELYGLTSQMRRCAISIPSNIAEGRRRGTRKDYRQFLIIAYGSGAELETQIEIAKKLLFGKNLNYFRVDSLLNEVMKMLNKMISTLRS, encoded by the coding sequence ATCGATTCATATAAAGATCTAATAGTTTGGCAACGCTCAATGGATTTAGTAGTTGCTATTTACGAATTAACTAATAAATTTCCTAAAAGTGAGCTATATGGATTAACGTCACAGATGAGAAGATGTGCGATTTCAATCCCTTCTAATATTGCCGAAGGGAGAAGGCGTGGTACTAGGAAGGATTATCGTCAATTTTTAATCATTGCCTATGGATCAGGAGCAGAACTCGAAACTCAAATAGAAATAGCTAAGAAATTATTATTTGGTAAAAATTTAAATTACTTTAGGGTAGATAGTTTATTGAATGAGGTTATGAAAATGTTAAATAAAATGATCTCTACCCTAAGAAGCTAA